The following coding sequences lie in one Hippopotamus amphibius kiboko isolate mHipAmp2 chromosome 7, mHipAmp2.hap2, whole genome shotgun sequence genomic window:
- the NOL12 gene encoding nucleolar protein 12 isoform X2 — translation MKEYLTGFHKRKVERKKAAIEEIKQRLKEEQRKLREERHQEYLKMLAEREEALEEADELDRLVTAKTESVQYDHPNHTVTVTTISDLDLSGARLLGLPPPEQGAGHGAEEEASSVEKPARALPRKSRDPLLSQRICSLTASLHAHSRKKVKRKHPRRGQDSTKKPPSATRTSKTQRRRLTGKARHSGE, via the exons ATGAA GGAGTACCTGACAGGCTTCCACAAACGCAAGGTGGAGCGGAAGAAGGCAGCCATTGAGGAGATCAAGCAGCGGCTCAAGGAGGAGCAGAGGAAGCTCCGGGAGGAG CGCCACCAAGAATACTTGAAGATGttggcagagagagaggaggcgCTGG AGGAGGCAGACGAACTGGACCGGCTGGTGACAGCAAAGACAGAGTCGGTGCAGTACGACCACCCCAACCACACGGTTACGGTGACCACCATCAGCGACCTGGACCTCTCAGGGGCCCGGCTGCTCGGATTGCCCCCGCCTGAG CAAGGGGCCGGGCACGGAGCCGAGGAGGAGGCGTCATCCGTGGAGAAGCCGGCCAGAGCCTTGCCCAGGAAGTCCAGAGACCCCCTGCTGTCCCAGCG GATCTGCTCTCTCACCGCCTCGCTGCATGCACACAGTCGCAAAAAGGTCAAGAGGAAACATCCCCGCCGGGGCCAGGACTCCACCAAGAAGCCCCCAAGCGCCACTCGTACCAGCAAGACCCAGCGCCGCCGGCTGACAGGCAAAGCCCGGCACAGCGGGGAGTGA
- the NOL12 gene encoding nucleolar protein 12 isoform X1 has protein sequence MGRNKKKKRDGEDRRPRLILSFDEEKRREYLTGFHKRKVERKKAAIEEIKQRLKEEQRKLREERHQEYLKMLAEREEALEEADELDRLVTAKTESVQYDHPNHTVTVTTISDLDLSGARLLGLPPPEQGAGHGAEEEASSVEKPARALPRKSRDPLLSQRICSLTASLHAHSRKKVKRKHPRRGQDSTKKPPSATRTSKTQRRRLTGKARHSGE, from the exons ACGAGGAGAAGCGGCG GGAGTACCTGACAGGCTTCCACAAACGCAAGGTGGAGCGGAAGAAGGCAGCCATTGAGGAGATCAAGCAGCGGCTCAAGGAGGAGCAGAGGAAGCTCCGGGAGGAG CGCCACCAAGAATACTTGAAGATGttggcagagagagaggaggcgCTGG AGGAGGCAGACGAACTGGACCGGCTGGTGACAGCAAAGACAGAGTCGGTGCAGTACGACCACCCCAACCACACGGTTACGGTGACCACCATCAGCGACCTGGACCTCTCAGGGGCCCGGCTGCTCGGATTGCCCCCGCCTGAG CAAGGGGCCGGGCACGGAGCCGAGGAGGAGGCGTCATCCGTGGAGAAGCCGGCCAGAGCCTTGCCCAGGAAGTCCAGAGACCCCCTGCTGTCCCAGCG GATCTGCTCTCTCACCGCCTCGCTGCATGCACACAGTCGCAAAAAGGTCAAGAGGAAACATCCCCGCCGGGGCCAGGACTCCACCAAGAAGCCCCCAAGCGCCACTCGTACCAGCAAGACCCAGCGCCGCCGGCTGACAGGCAAAGCCCGGCACAGCGGGGAGTGA